The Hippea jasoniae nucleotide sequence GCCAGAGTTTTGCAAGCCATCCTTCATTTTTGCTTGAACTTACAATGCCTTTTCCGTTATAGAATATCTTTGCATCTGCAATGTATTGAGAATCGATCGTATCATCTGCAGCTATTTGATACTCATCAATTATGCCTGTTAAAATAATCGTGTTTTCTTCACCGTTTGTATATATTTGCTTTTCACCTCTTATAAACAGCTTATGGTTTGGCAAAACCTTCACAATTCTTGCCGTTATCGTTGCTGTTAACTCATTATTTGCCTTATTTTCACCGCTTGCTGCATATTTACTCGAACTTGAAGCATTAAACAGCCCATTTTCTCCAGGCTGAACATTAAATGCTTTAAATAGCTTGTTTTGTAAACCAATGAATGTAGTAAGGCCACTGCCACCACTTGAGCTGCGCTGAGTTTTTACAGAGGTTGAGTTAACGCTTTCTGCCTGCTCCTTCACAACAACTGTTACAATATCTCCAACATGCCTTGCCTTTATATCGGCAAAAAGGTTGTCTGAATTGGCATTCCACAGAGAGCCTTCATGGTGAACAACCTTGGGTTTTACAGAAGGAGCCTCTCTAACATATTCAGGCATAGATGCGTATTTTCTTTCTATATTTGTGGTTGTGCAGCCGCTTAAAAAAATCAACACAGCAAGGGCAGTTGCAAACCGCTTCATCTCTACCTCCGCAAACACTTTCTAATTATGGTTTTAGCAATAGATGTTCCAATTAGACGATTTTTTTCAAAAGATTCAGGGCTTCCTGTCTATCTTTAATTATACCGGATAGCTGATATCTTCTAATCTCATAAAGCACAGGGTTAATTTTTTTCTTTTCTATTGCAGGAAAGATCTTTAAAACATCATTTCCATTGATAAGCGGCGGGTTTTTTGCAATCTTTAAAAAATCTCTGTAATAGAAATAAGCCATCTCTTTTAAAAACATTACATAAACATCCCTTTTTGAGGAAGAAATCTTGCCTTTTGCCAAAGTATCTGCAAGTGCAAAAATCAACAAATCTATACCAAACTCACCAAATTCAAGAAAAAAACTGACCTTTTCAAATCTCTCAAGCTCGCCAACACTCCATTTTACATAAATATTAGAAGGCTTTATGTGGTTTTCTATAAACATTTGTGCAAGCGTGGTTATTTTTTTTCCAAAAGGATAAACTTTTGCATATTTTAAAAAAAGCTTTGCACTTTCAGTCTCATGGTTTGGAAATCTAACCTTCCTATCGTTGGTTATAACCTTACAAAAAGGCTTTGCTGCATCGTGAAATAAAGCTGCAAGTTTAAAAGCAGCAAGCAGATTGTTTCTGTTTTGAGTGTAGTGAACAATGTAATCCTTATACACCCTACCCATTATCCTTTTCAGCCTCATCACAGCCCATTCTATATAGTTATAAACATTCAAAGAATGGGTTTTTACATCGTAAAGATGAAAGTTACTCTGAATGCAGCCGTTTGTTTTTGAGAGGTCTTCAAACAAAGCGTCTATAACACCAACCTTATCCATCAAAAGC carries:
- a CDS encoding flagellar basal body L-ring protein FlgH; protein product: MKRFATALAVLIFLSGCTTTNIERKYASMPEYVREAPSVKPKVVHHEGSLWNANSDNLFADIKARHVGDIVTVVVKEQAESVNSTSVKTQRSSSGGSGLTTFIGLQNKLFKAFNVQPGENGLFNASSSSKYAASGENKANNELTATITARIVKVLPNHKLFIRGEKQIYTNGEENTIILTGIIDEYQIAADDTIDSQYIADAKIFYNGKGIVSSSKNEGWLAKLWQLIRPF
- a CDS encoding HD domain-containing protein; the protein is MNSICDDVYIEELIKLASNENIKFYLVGGAVRDFLLSKDFFDIDVVAFGDVESFAKKVANHFGCSFLKYEKKLLTYRIFCPLKTIDIAASRGRTIEEDLMRRDFTINSIAYDFETKNFIDPSGGIDDINRGIIRATYKESTRDDPLRILRGFRLAAEYRFDIEPETIEQFRRDVELLKFVSKERVMQELKRFFALNNTFAYLLLMDKVGVIDALFEDLSKTNGCIQSNFHLYDVKTHSLNVYNYIEWAVMRLKRIMGRVYKDYIVHYTQNRNNLLAAFKLAALFHDAAKPFCKVITNDRKVRFPNHETESAKLFLKYAKVYPFGKKITTLAQMFIENHIKPSNIYVKWSVGELERFEKVSFFLEFGEFGIDLLIFALADTLAKGKISSSKRDVYVMFLKEMAYFYYRDFLKIAKNPPLINGNDVLKIFPAIEKKKINPVLYEIRRYQLSGIIKDRQEALNLLKKIV